The following are encoded together in the Trachemys scripta elegans isolate TJP31775 chromosome 7, CAS_Tse_1.0, whole genome shotgun sequence genome:
- the LOC117880689 gene encoding dual specificity protein phosphatase 13-like isoform X2 produces MAFNSLCKDDLLRPRIRSALSLTPRSQSSYQTPPLTELQRLLWTHKPSTGHVNEVWPNLYVGDLYTARDKEQLRRMGITHIVNAAAGRFHIDTGAKFYRDLPVDYYGIEADDDPNFDLSIYFYQAARYIRAALNSPRGRVLVHCAMGISRSATLVLAFLMICENKTLVDAIQAVCKHRGVCPNSGFLKQLQELDMRLAREKGRGIDPLRL; encoded by the exons ATGGCTTTCAATTCGTTATGCAAAGACGACTTACTGCGCCCCAGGATACGAAGCGCTTTGAGCCTGACCCCCAGAAGCCAGAGCAGTTACCAAACGCCACCTCTGACAGAGCTTCAACGCCTGCTGTGGACACATAAACCTTCCACTGGCCACGTGAATGAAGTCTGGCCAAACCTCTACGTGGGAGACTT ATATACAGCTCGGGACAAAGAGCAGCTGCGCCGAATGGGTATCACTCACATTGTgaatgctgctgctggcagattTCACATTGACACTGGAGCTAAATTCTACCGAGACCTGCCTGTAGATTATTATGGAATAGAAGCTGATGATGATCCAAATTTTGATCTCAGCATTTACTTCTATCAAGCTGCCAGATATATAAGAGCAGCGCTGAATTCTCCAAGAG GCAGAGTATTAGTTCACTGTGCAATGGGGATCAGCCGATCAGCAACGCTTGTACTTGCTTTCTTAATGATCTGTGAAAACAAGACCCTTGTTGATGCAATTCAGGCTGTGTGTAAACATCGAGGGGTCTGTCCCAACTCTGGCTTCCTCAAGCAGCTTCAGGAACTAGACATGCGATTAGcgagggagaaaggaagaggaatAGATCCCCTCAGACTTTAG
- the LOC117880689 gene encoding dual specificity protein phosphatase 13-like isoform X3: MGNFVKAPYLWSVLFSICNSNIYFKTRNLERREKRNEGRKMAFNSLCKDDLLRPRIRSALSLTPRSQSSYQTPPLTELQRLLWTHKPSTGHVNEVWPNLYVGDLYTARDKEQLRRMGITHIVNAAAGRFHIDTGAKFYRDLPVDYYGIEADDDPNFDLSIYFYQAARYIRAALNSPRGRVLVHCAMGISRSATLVLAFLMICENKTLVDAIQAVCKHRGVCPNSGFLKQLQELDMRLAREKGRGIDPLRL, translated from the exons ATGGGCAATTTTGTAAAGGCTCCATATCTATGGTCAGTTTTGTTTTCTATCTGCAATTCCAACATTTATTTCAAGACTAGAAAtttagagaggagagagaaaaggaatgaaGGACGAAA AATGGCTTTCAATTCGTTATGCAAAGACGACTTACTGCGCCCCAGGATACGAAGCGCTTTGAGCCTGACCCCCAGAAGCCAGAGCAGTTACCAAACGCCACCTCTGACAGAGCTTCAACGCCTGCTGTGGACACATAAACCTTCCACTGGCCACGTGAATGAAGTCTGGCCAAACCTCTACGTGGGAGACTT ATATACAGCTCGGGACAAAGAGCAGCTGCGCCGAATGGGTATCACTCACATTGTgaatgctgctgctggcagattTCACATTGACACTGGAGCTAAATTCTACCGAGACCTGCCTGTAGATTATTATGGAATAGAAGCTGATGATGATCCAAATTTTGATCTCAGCATTTACTTCTATCAAGCTGCCAGATATATAAGAGCAGCGCTGAATTCTCCAAGAG GCAGAGTATTAGTTCACTGTGCAATGGGGATCAGCCGATCAGCAACGCTTGTACTTGCTTTCTTAATGATCTGTGAAAACAAGACCCTTGTTGATGCAATTCAGGCTGTGTGTAAACATCGAGGGGTCTGTCCCAACTCTGGCTTCCTCAAGCAGCTTCAGGAACTAGACATGCGATTAGcgagggagaaaggaagaggaatAGATCCCCTCAGACTTTAG